One Coccinella septempunctata chromosome 1, icCocSept1.1, whole genome shotgun sequence DNA window includes the following coding sequences:
- the LOC123315656 gene encoding uncharacterized protein LOC123315656 isoform X3, giving the protein MIWLPKMGRQEWILKRPELLHKKRICSEHFSKEMLSGSRLKKDSFPDLFKEGIGEKGVNVNASTSASTSSMDIENNETVDECREISINPNIYTTPEKKPEETQTSPSLSSATPRKRKLQSVVKNLKRKLVATPEKKSVDISDEDFIRFCRKNFNSTLADFMISQLKLRKRKPHGYRYSVAFKQFALTIYFSGPKVYQFLQKTFFLPHKATLCRITTNWDFSVGLNEHIFQAISLKTRNMDDAAKDCIVCVDEMSIKTHLFYNISLDQIIGFHQSL; this is encoded by the exons ATGATTTGGCTTCCAAAAATGGGAAGGCAAGAATGGATTCTGAAAAGACCAGAACTTCTCCACAAAAAAAGAATATGTAGTGAGCATTTTTCTAAAGAAATGCTATCTGGAAGTAGATTAAAAAAGGATTCTTTTCCAGATTTATTCAAAGAAGGCATTGGTGAGAAAG gggTGAATGTAAATGCTTCAACTTCTGCTTCAACATCTTCAatggatattgaaaataatgagacCGTAGATGAATGCCGTGAGATTTCTATAAACCCCAACATATATACTACACCAG AAAAGAAACCAGAAGAAACACAAACATCTCCTAGTTTGTCTTCAGCCACTCCGAGGAAAAGAAAGTTACAATCAGTGGTGAAGAATTTGAAACGAAAATTAGTTGCAACTCCAGAGAAGAAATCTGTAGATATAAGTGATGAAGATTTCATCcgattttgtagaaaaaatttcaattcgaccCTGGCAGATTTTATGATCTCCCAATTGAAGCTTCGAAAAAGGAAACCTCATGGCTATAGGTATTCAGTCGCTTTTAAACAATTTGCACTAACAATATACTTTTCGGGACCCAAAGTGTAccaatttctacaaaaaacattttttttgccaCACAAGGCAACACTTTGTAGAATAACCACAAATTGGGATTTCTCTGTTGGCTTAAATGAGCACATATTTCAGGCCATTTCATTAAAGACAAGGAATATGGACGATGCAGCAAAGGATTGCATTGTGTGTGTTGACGAGATGTCAATAAAAACCCATTTATTTTACAATATCTCATTGGATCAAATTATTGGATTTCACCAATCCTTGTGA
- the LOC123315656 gene encoding uncharacterized protein LOC123315656 isoform X2 yields the protein MVNYCSVYNCKNSSVKNPKLSFFLIPGDTFRQMIWLPKMGRQEWILKRPELLHKKRICNLFKEGIGEKGVNVNASTSASTSSMDIENNETVDECREISINPNIYTTPEKKPEETQTSPSLSSATPRKRKLQSVVKNLKRKLVATPEKKSVDISDEDFIRFCRKNFNSTLADFMISQLKLRKRKPHGYRYSVAFKQFALTIYFSGPKVYQFLQKTFFLPHKATLCRITTNWDFSVGLNEHIFQAISLKTRNMDDAAKDCIVCVDEMSIKTHLFYNISLDQIIGFHQSL from the exons ATGGTGAATTATTGCAGCGTGTATAATTGCAAAAACAGTAGTGTTAAGAATCCTAAActtagtttttttctcataccagGAGACACTTTCAG GCAAATGATTTGGCTTCCAAAAATGGGAAGGCAAGAATGGATTCTGAAAAGACCAGAACTTCTCCACAAAAAAAGAATATGTA ATTTATTCAAAGAAGGCATTGGTGAGAAAG gggTGAATGTAAATGCTTCAACTTCTGCTTCAACATCTTCAatggatattgaaaataatgagacCGTAGATGAATGCCGTGAGATTTCTATAAACCCCAACATATATACTACACCAG AAAAGAAACCAGAAGAAACACAAACATCTCCTAGTTTGTCTTCAGCCACTCCGAGGAAAAGAAAGTTACAATCAGTGGTGAAGAATTTGAAACGAAAATTAGTTGCAACTCCAGAGAAGAAATCTGTAGATATAAGTGATGAAGATTTCATCcgattttgtagaaaaaatttcaattcgaccCTGGCAGATTTTATGATCTCCCAATTGAAGCTTCGAAAAAGGAAACCTCATGGCTATAGGTATTCAGTCGCTTTTAAACAATTTGCACTAACAATATACTTTTCGGGACCCAAAGTGTAccaatttctacaaaaaacattttttttgccaCACAAGGCAACACTTTGTAGAATAACCACAAATTGGGATTTCTCTGTTGGCTTAAATGAGCACATATTTCAGGCCATTTCATTAAAGACAAGGAATATGGACGATGCAGCAAAGGATTGCATTGTGTGTGTTGACGAGATGTCAATAAAAACCCATTTATTTTACAATATCTCATTGGATCAAATTATTGGATTTCACCAATCCTTGTGA
- the LOC123315656 gene encoding uncharacterized protein LOC123315656 isoform X1, translated as MVNYCSVYNCKNSSVKNPKLSFFLIPGDTFRQMIWLPKMGRQEWILKRPELLHKKRICSEHFSKEMLSGSRLKKDSFPDLFKEGIGEKGVNVNASTSASTSSMDIENNETVDECREISINPNIYTTPEKKPEETQTSPSLSSATPRKRKLQSVVKNLKRKLVATPEKKSVDISDEDFIRFCRKNFNSTLADFMISQLKLRKRKPHGYRYSVAFKQFALTIYFSGPKVYQFLQKTFFLPHKATLCRITTNWDFSVGLNEHIFQAISLKTRNMDDAAKDCIVCVDEMSIKTHLFYNISLDQIIGFHQSL; from the exons ATGGTGAATTATTGCAGCGTGTATAATTGCAAAAACAGTAGTGTTAAGAATCCTAAActtagtttttttctcataccagGAGACACTTTCAG GCAAATGATTTGGCTTCCAAAAATGGGAAGGCAAGAATGGATTCTGAAAAGACCAGAACTTCTCCACAAAAAAAGAATATGTAGTGAGCATTTTTCTAAAGAAATGCTATCTGGAAGTAGATTAAAAAAGGATTCTTTTCCAGATTTATTCAAAGAAGGCATTGGTGAGAAAG gggTGAATGTAAATGCTTCAACTTCTGCTTCAACATCTTCAatggatattgaaaataatgagacCGTAGATGAATGCCGTGAGATTTCTATAAACCCCAACATATATACTACACCAG AAAAGAAACCAGAAGAAACACAAACATCTCCTAGTTTGTCTTCAGCCACTCCGAGGAAAAGAAAGTTACAATCAGTGGTGAAGAATTTGAAACGAAAATTAGTTGCAACTCCAGAGAAGAAATCTGTAGATATAAGTGATGAAGATTTCATCcgattttgtagaaaaaatttcaattcgaccCTGGCAGATTTTATGATCTCCCAATTGAAGCTTCGAAAAAGGAAACCTCATGGCTATAGGTATTCAGTCGCTTTTAAACAATTTGCACTAACAATATACTTTTCGGGACCCAAAGTGTAccaatttctacaaaaaacattttttttgccaCACAAGGCAACACTTTGTAGAATAACCACAAATTGGGATTTCTCTGTTGGCTTAAATGAGCACATATTTCAGGCCATTTCATTAAAGACAAGGAATATGGACGATGCAGCAAAGGATTGCATTGTGTGTGTTGACGAGATGTCAATAAAAACCCATTTATTTTACAATATCTCATTGGATCAAATTATTGGATTTCACCAATCCTTGTGA
- the LOC123315656 gene encoding uncharacterized protein LOC123315656 isoform X4 encodes MVNYCSVYNCKNSSVKNPKLSFFLIPGDTFRQMIWLPKMGRQEWILKRPELLHKKRICSEHFSKEMLSGSRLKKDSFPDLFKEGIGEKGVNVNASTSASTSSMDIENNETVDECREISINPNIYTTPEKKPEETQTSPSLSSATPRKRKLQSVVKNLKRKLVATPEKKSVDISDEDFIRFCRKNFNSTLADFMISQLKLRKRKPHGYRPFH; translated from the exons ATGGTGAATTATTGCAGCGTGTATAATTGCAAAAACAGTAGTGTTAAGAATCCTAAActtagtttttttctcataccagGAGACACTTTCAG GCAAATGATTTGGCTTCCAAAAATGGGAAGGCAAGAATGGATTCTGAAAAGACCAGAACTTCTCCACAAAAAAAGAATATGTAGTGAGCATTTTTCTAAAGAAATGCTATCTGGAAGTAGATTAAAAAAGGATTCTTTTCCAGATTTATTCAAAGAAGGCATTGGTGAGAAAG gggTGAATGTAAATGCTTCAACTTCTGCTTCAACATCTTCAatggatattgaaaataatgagacCGTAGATGAATGCCGTGAGATTTCTATAAACCCCAACATATATACTACACCAG AAAAGAAACCAGAAGAAACACAAACATCTCCTAGTTTGTCTTCAGCCACTCCGAGGAAAAGAAAGTTACAATCAGTGGTGAAGAATTTGAAACGAAAATTAGTTGCAACTCCAGAGAAGAAATCTGTAGATATAAGTGATGAAGATTTCATCcgattttgtagaaaaaatttcaattcgaccCTGGCAGATTTTATGATCTCCCAATTGAAGCTTCGAAAAAGGAAACCTCATGGCTATAG GCCATTTCATTAA